A genomic stretch from Lathyrus oleraceus cultivar Zhongwan6 chromosome 2, CAAS_Psat_ZW6_1.0, whole genome shotgun sequence includes:
- the LOC127123927 gene encoding uncharacterized protein LOC127123927 translates to MAGRNDRAIGEALESLAQVMAQNAQNNQNGGAGGAPDEFHALGKFQRNNPPGIKGSHDPEGAQAWLKVTKNIFRVMACTEAQKVHFGTHMLSDEDEDWWDKMRQRLEAIGIGITWVMFRKELLEKYFPEDVRGKKEI, encoded by the coding sequence ATGGCTGGGAGAAACGATCGTGCTATTGGTGAAGCTTTGGAATCACTTGCTCAGGTGATGGCTCAAAATGCACAGAACAATCAAAATGGGGGAGCAGGAGGAGCTCCTGATGAGTTTCACGCTTTAGGAAAATTTCAGAGGAACAATCCACCGGGTATCAAGGGTAGCCATGATCCAGAAGGTGCACAAGCATGGCTCAAAGTAACTAAGAATATCTTCCGAGTGATGGCTTGCACTGAGGCTCAGAAGGTACATTTTGGTACTCATATGTTGTcagatgaagatgaagattggTGGGATAAGATGCGACAGAGATTAGAAGCAATTGGTATAGGGATAACTTGGGTTATGTTCAGAAAAGAATTATTGGAGAAGTATTTCCCCGAGGACGTTCGTGGCAAGAAGGAGATAtag
- the LOC127123930 gene encoding uncharacterized protein LOC127123930 produces the protein MIRGTYFINNVELISTIDTGATHLFISLGCATRLGLKLSSMVGSMVIVTPINGYVTTALVCLSFPLTIYGKNFAMDLVCLPLHQIDIILGMNWLEFNYVHINCYSKTVRFLEFGDCGKMMFLSAKQVEELLEDETQMFTMFASLQVDNKIAGVDLPVVRNFLDIFPDDINDLPP, from the coding sequence ATGATTAGAGGTACTTATTTCATTAATAATGTTGAGTTAATTTCTACTATTGATACTGGTGCTACTCATTTGTTTATTTCGCTTGGTTGTGCTACGAGGTTGGGTTTAAAATTATCTTCTATGGTTGGGAGTATGGTTATCGTTACCCCCATTAATGGTTATGTGACTACTGCTTTAGTCTGTTTGAGTTTTCCTTTGACCATTTATGGTAAGAATTTTGCGATGGACTTGGTTTGTCTACCTTTGCATCAAATCGATATTATTCTTGGAATGAACTGGTTAGAGTTCAACTATGTTCATATCAACTGCTACAGCAAAACCGTGAGGTTCCTAGAGTTTGGTGATTGTGGAAAGATGATGTTTTTATCTGCTAAGCAAGTAGAAGAACTCTTAGAAGATGAGACTCAGATGTTTACAATGTTTGCATCATTGCAAGTCGACAATAAGATCGCGGGTGTTGATTTGCCTGTTGTGCGCAATTTCCTAGATATATTTCCAGATGATATCAATGACTTGCCACCGTAG
- the LOC127120912 gene encoding pentatricopeptide repeat-containing protein At5g13270, chloroplastic translates to MYAISCQCIRPLSCSSPVEEANDKHNDVRRVNFAKIPSWVSLKSSHSSLVTHKTQKGQVENLHLVSLAKHGKLREVHEFIRSMDEAGISIDPGSYKYLFKMCGTLGALSDGILFHKRLQRMGNSYNLIDNSILQMYCDCNSFRAAERFFDKMVDRDMSAWAMIISVYAKKGCVDEAVRLLLHMLHSGILPSSSIFCTLLRSFSHRSMLDLGKQIHSQLIRIGFTSDVSVDTSISNMYVKCGWLEGAEVANNKMTWENAVACTGLMVGYTQAARHRDALLLFVKLISEGVKLDEYVFSIVLKACAALEDLHTGRQIHSYIVKLGLKSEVSVGTPLVDFYVKCARFEAARQAFESINEPNDYSWSAIITGYCQSGRFDRAIETFNKIRTKGVLLNSFIYTNIFQSCSAVSDLIYGSQVHADAIKKGLVQYLSGESAMITMYSKCGKVDSAHQTFLAIDKPDTIAWTAIICAFAYHGKASESLRLFNEMLRSGARPNAVTFIGLLNACSHAGLVKEGKNFLDTMSNKYSVKPTIDHYNCMIDIYSRAGLLQEALETIRSLPFEPDAMSWKSLLGGCWSHRNLDIGMIAAKKIFQLDPLDPSTYVMMFNLCALAGKWDEAAQYRKMMAERKLRKELSCSWIIVKGKVHRFVVGDRHHPQTEQIYSKLKQLNLAVEKSEEGLLDEEDAVCNFTEREEQLLDHSERLAITYGLISTTGETPILVFKNTRSCKDCHEFAKRVSIVTGRELIVRDANRFHHVNSGKCSCNDYW, encoded by the coding sequence ATGTATGCAATTAGTTGCCAGTGTATTCGGCCACTTTCCTGTTCTTCACCAGTAGAGGAAGCTAATGATAAACATAATGATGTGAGACGTGTTAATTTTGCAAAGATCCCTTCATGGGTCTCTTTGAAATCCAGTCATTCTTCATTAGTGACCCATAAAACTCAAAAGGGGCAAGTTGAAAACTTGCATTTGGTTTCTTTAGCCAAACATGGAAAGCTTAGAGAAGTGCATGAATTTATCAGAAGCATGGACGAAGCAGGTATTTCTATTGACCCCGGATCGTACAAATACCTCTTTAAAATGTGTGGAACTTTGGGAGCTTTGTCTGATGGAATATTATTTCACAAGAGACTGCAGAGAATGGGTAACAGCTATAACCTCATTGACAATTCCATCCTCCAAATGTATTGCGACTGTAACAGTTTCAGAGCTGCAGAGAGATTTTTCGATAAAATGGTCGATCGGGATATGTCCGCTTGGGCCATGATCATATCTGTTTATGCTAAGAAAGGGTGTGTAGATGAAGCTGTTAGATTGCTCTTGCATATGCTGCATTCGGGTATCTTGCCGAGCTCCTCTATTTTTTGTACTCTTCTAAGATCCTTTTCACATCGTTCAATGTTAGACCTTGGCAAACAGATACATTCTCAGCTGATAAGGATTGGGTTCACATCTGATGTTTCAGTTGATACGTCAATTTCCAATATGTACGTCAAGTGTGGGTGGTTGGAGGGTGCTGAAGTTGCTAACAATAAGATGACTTGGGAAAATGCTGTGGCTTGCACCGGATTGATGGTGGGTTATACTCAAGCTGCAAGGCACAGGGATGCTCTGTTGTTGTTTGTTAAGTTGATCAGTGAAGGTGTAAAGTTGGATGAGTATGTATTCTCAATAGTGCTTAAGGCATGTGCTGCATTAGAAGACCTACACACTGGAAGGCAAATTCATAGTTACATTGTAAAACTTGGCTTGAAATCTGAGGTCTCGGTTGGTACTCCGCTAGTGGACTTTTATGTTAAGTGTGCTAGGTTTGAAGCTGCGCGTCAAGCCTTTGAAAGCATAAATGAACCAAATGATTATTCATGGAGTGCTATAATCACTGGATATTGCCAAAGCGGTAGATTCGATAGGGCTATTGAAACTTTTAATAAAATAAGAACTAAAGGGGTGTTATTGAATTCGTTCATCTATACCAACATTTTTCAATCATGCTCTGCTGTCTCAGATTTAATTTATGGTTCTCAAGTTCATGCAGATGCAATAAAAAAGGGGCTAGTTCAATACCTCTCTGGGGAGAGTGCTATGATCACTATGTACTCAAAATGTGGCAAAGTGGACTCCGCACATCAAACATTCTTGGCCATAGATAAACCAGATACTATTGCTTGGACTGCTATAATTTGTGCTTTTGCTTACCATGGCAAAGCTTCTGAATCTCTGAGACTTTTCAACGAGATGCTGCGGTCCGGTGCAAGGCCAAATGCTGTCACTTTCATAGGTTTGTTAAATGCTTGTAGTCATGCAGGTTTAGTTAAAGAAGGGAAGAATTTTTTGGATACGATGAGTAACAAGTACAGTGTGAAACCAACTATTGATCATTACAATTGCATGATTGATATTTACTCTCGTGCTGGATTATTACAAGAGGCACTCGAGACGATAAGGAGTCTGCCGTTTGAACCTGATGCAATGAGTTGGAAAAGTTTATTAGGAGGGTGTTGGAGTCATCGGAATCTCGACATTGGGATGATTGCAGCTAAAAAAATCTTTCAATTGGATCCACTTGACCCTTCTACATATGTAATGATGTTCAATTTATGTGCATTGGCTGGGAAGTGGGATGAAGCGGCCCAATATAGAAAGATGATGGCTGAAAGGAAGTTGAGGAAGGAGCTAAGTTGCAGCTGGATTATCGTGAAGGGTAAAGTCCACCGATTCGTGGTTGGTGATAGACACCACCCTCAAACAGAACAGATATACTCAAAACTGAAACAGCTTAATTTAGCAGTCGAAAAGAGCGAAGAGGGTCTTCTTGATGAAGAGGATGCAGTGTGTAACTTTACCGAAAGGGAAGAGCAACTTCTTGATCATAGTGAGAGACTAGCTATAACCTATGGTTTGATTAGCACGACAGGGGAGACCCCGATTTTGGTATTTAAAAATACTCGATCTTGCAAAGACTGTCATGAGTTTGCGAAGAGAGTTTCAATTGTAACAGGTCGTGAATTAATTGTGAGAGATGCCAACAGGTTCCATCATGTTAATTCAGGGAAATGTTCTTGCAATGATTATTGGTGA
- the LOC127123928 gene encoding uncharacterized protein LOC127123928 yields MAEYVAKFETMVKFCSYYNRVDAKTSKCLKFENGLRLEIKQGIGYQHIRRYVELVNKSRIYNEDNRARSAYYKSHSEKKGKGQFRGKPYVTPADKGKQKASDGKKTSGGGAPTSIKCFKCGNLGHYANECNNKVLRCYNYGKTGHRVAECKNDGPTC; encoded by the coding sequence ATGGCAGAGTATGTTGCTAAGTTTGAGACGATGGTGAAGTTTTGTTCCTATTACAACCGTGTTGATGCTAAGACTTCCAAATGTCTTAAGTTTGAGAATGGGCTGAGACTAGAGATCAAACAAGGTATTGGATACCAACATATTCGTAGGTATGTTGAACTGGTGAATAAGAGTAGAATTTACAATGAGGATAACAGAGCCCGATCTGCTTATTATAAGAGTCATAGTGAGAAGAAAGGGAAGGGACAATTTCGAGGGAAACCTTATGTAACTCCAGCTGACAAAGGGAAGCAAAAGGCTTCAGATGGGAAGAAGACAAGTGGGGGAGGAGCTCCCACTTCTATCAAGTGCTTCAAGTGTGGCAATCTGGGCCACTATGCTAATGAATGTAATAATAAGGTTCTGAGATGTTACAATTATGGAAAAACGGGCCACCGTGTTGCAGAGTGCAAGAATGATGGTCCAACTTGTTAG